A window of Asterias rubens chromosome 22, eAstRub1.3, whole genome shotgun sequence contains these coding sequences:
- the LOC117305106 gene encoding transmembrane protein 79-like: MTSKDKADLQAEVVRRVFIAGIFLVAMTYILWQYDLFDVTFDPTLTNRLAFTLRWLVLSLLPTVVGVQLVGNIRYTNMDTAGVQTTSKHAEELVRLNQRALQNTLEQTSVHVAVTLVLSTHLDPSHLKIIPILICMFVTARAIFYIGYLTVGDHFGRAFGYALTMWVNMSSLMYCTYCLVVYGASYGLTVE; the protein is encoded by the exons ATGACGTCCAAAGACAAGGCTGATCTCCAAGCGGAGGTGGTTCGTCGTGTTTTCATCGCCGGTATTTTCTTGGTCGCTATGACCTACATCTTGTGGCAATATGACCTCTTtgatgtgacctttgacccaaccTTGACCAATCGACTAGCCTTCACTCTCAGATGGCTGGTGCTTTCTCTCTTACCAACTGTGGTTGGtgttcaa CTCGTTGGCAATATTCGTTATACCAACATGGACACAGCGGGCGTTCAAACGACCTCAAAACACGCTGAGGAGTTAGTTCGTTTAAACCAACGAGCCCTCCAGAATACCCTGGAGCAGACGTCAGTCCACGTTGCCGTCACGCTCGTCCTGAGCACCCATCTGGATCCCAGTCACCTCAAGATCATACCAATACTCATCTGCATGTTTGTAACTGCCAGGGCGATATTTTACATCGGGTACCTGACTGTAGGAGACCATTTCGGTCGAGCGTTTGGTTATGCGTTGACGATGTGGGTGAACATGTCATCTCTTATGTATTGCACGTACTGTTTGGTTGTATACGGAGCAAGTTATGGGTTGACTGTTGAATGA